In Synchiropus splendidus isolate RoL2022-P1 chromosome 11, RoL_Sspl_1.0, whole genome shotgun sequence, the DNA window GTGCATTATGGGAAACTGAGGTGGTCCAGAGCATTTGTGAAATCCTTCCAGTTCTCCTGAGCAACACCTTGGTGGCCTCCCAAAGCCAAAGCTCAGATGTGGAACTGTTTGTGACCCTCAAGACTAAATGTTATaatgcagattaaaaaaaaaaagggttgaaGTGAAATTGAGTAGTTTGGCAGCGTGAACAACCATACGTGGTCATTGGTCAGGGGATCAATATCGCACGACCTGAAAACAGTGTCGCCTGTGTGTCAGAGAGGTTTTATTACAAAATTACAAAATAGGAGATAAATATGACCACATCATGTAGACCACTCCTGGAATGGGTCTCGCAGCTACACCACGTCTCCTCACACCACATATGTGGGCACCTACAGCGCCCCCTGGGCCACCCGCTGAAACAGCTGCTGTCTCTGAGATAGAGACATGTTTTCGCAGCTTTCCAGCAGAGCGGCAATGATGAGCGTCCGCTGGACGCTGGAGGACTTGACCCACAGACGTCCATTCATCCCAATGACCAGCTCAAATGGATACAGTTGTTGCAAAGCCACCTGCAGGTCACTTAGTGGAGACAGAAGCCTGCAGAGGACAAGAAGCACCAGTCAAGTTGTGTCACCGAACCACAGGGTCTCGAGTGGCTCCTGAGAGCCACAAGTTTGTCAGCGTTAACATTTGAATCTGTACCTCCTCACGAGTCCCAGAGACACTTTGAACAAAAGCCCATCGCCGCCAAACACCCCCAGCCCGTTGGCACGGCCGGCAGCATCCACACACACCAACTCCGGCTCCATGTGTTGATTGGCTACCGCAAACTGAGCAAACACCAAGTCACCGACCTAATGTGGCACACAGACGGCACAGTGCCAGAGGTTTAATCACTTGCCACCGTTTTCTTTCTGAGAGAAATGTCAGAGGCAATTCAATTAAAGTTTCTGATGAATCTGGGGTTAGGCTCCCGTGAGAGTTGCTCTGTCCAAACTCCATCCCAGAAATGTCACCTCTGCCAACTGGTCAAGCTGCTGTCTGCAAtatgatatttatatattttttttctctgtttaaaCACCGTTTCGTGCCATTATTGGTGAGTACTAATGCGATAAAGGTGTCAAGGAGTCGCAGGTTGGTCTCTCCAGGCATGACCAGGCTCACCTGCACGTTCGGTCGGTTCCTCTTGGTGGCGCCTTCGAAGGCCAGGTAAGACAGCGACGCTGCGTCGGAACCACCCACATCCACCTTGAAGACGTCCCCGGATTTGGCCGTAACAATACCGATGACAGTGTCCCCTCGAGCCGGAACGTACTGCGGAGACGGCGCCAGGTtagacacagacaaacacaaagtgCACGCGTGCCACGCACCCTCTTCTGTTGTGAGTCCACCCAGAACATGTTCGGGTGTTTGTGTCGCAGAAGTCCGCTCTTGCAGACCACCACTCGCTCCCCACTGCGCCTCAGACCCGGACCACAAATCATCTTCTCCGCCCTCTGCGGTTCTGACAAAGAGATTGTGTCATCTGTGCGAAGGTGGAACTCGTCCCCCGGAACCAGAACCTGCCCGACTTTCTCCAGCAGTGTAGCATACATGCTCCGCGTGTCGCTTGTCGCCGTCAGATTGAAGCGGCGCAGGTCTTATGACGTCACGACGGAACCTCTGCAGGGACATCTGCCCCTAGGATTCGTTGCCTCTTGACACTAGCCAGTTTCAGTCATTGttatcatcatcaacatcatcatgaaaCAAGATCAAGGATCAACTGTCCTCGAGTGAGGGGGGAGTTACTCAAAGAAAAAAGGCCATAGACATCGCCAGAGCTGATGATTTGGCACAGATGCATCTCAAAACGATGACAAGCGGCAGCAGCGGCCTGTCGTTCTGTGTGCCGTCGTTCTGTCCGATGAAAGGGACTACGGAACACTTAGGGGGAGAGACCGCACGGGGGCGACAAAGACTGCTCCACAATGTGTAGCTGCTGTGGAAACAAGGCTCATGGAACGAGAGACTTGCGGCCGGCAAAAGG includes these proteins:
- the exosc3 gene encoding exosome complex component RRP40, with amino-acid sequence MYATLLEKVGQVLVPGDEFHLRTDDTISLSEPQRAEKMICGPGLRRSGERVVVCKSGLLRHKHPNMFWVDSQQKRYVPARGDTVIGIVTAKSGDVFKVDVGGSDAASLSYLAFEGATKRNRPNVQVGDLVFAQFAVANQHMEPELVCVDAAGRANGLGVFGGDGLLFKVSLGLVRRLLSPLSDLQVALQQLYPFELVIGMNGRLWVKSSSVQRTLIIAALLESCENMSLSQRQQLFQRVAQGAL